One Zingiber officinale cultivar Zhangliang chromosome 10B, Zo_v1.1, whole genome shotgun sequence genomic window, CGTGCTTCCTCTAGGTCGGTCGGTAGGATACCTTGCTGCAGATAACTAATCATTAGTACTCTCCAATCAATCGGCTTGCCCATGTTGTTCTGAagatctatctgagctatgaGGAAGGTCTGTGCTATTGACTTATCTAATACCCAGGTTGACAGAGAACGAGTcattttggctaactcatcagctcaACCATTCTCTGTTCTGGGAATCTTGCTCACCATGACCTCCTTGAATTCTTCTTTCATTTTCTCATAAGCTTCTCGATAAACTTTACAGCTTGTCACTATTGATCCCAAAGTTGCCTGCTaccttgtaaaataccgaaaaatgccgaataaccataagggaaatttccagaatttttaaaaaaaattttggaatTTTTTGAAAACCATATGAACGAGTTTCCGGGGATAAATTGGGCCctggggaaagcctgtttaggctaccccattttaacgaggaaatgtttattttctttaaatcctttccttttcttttattccctTCCTTCGTCGTTTCTTCCCTGATCTGCGTCGCATGCCTGAGCCACACTCCggccatttcttttctttcccaaaccgccgccgccgccgcgtcGATTCCGCTCCTCGCCTCGCCTACAAAACGGCCAGCCAAAGGAAGCTTCGAGGTCTTTCCTCCATTCgatccctctccctcaccctctgcCCTCACGGTGAATTTTCCCTAGCGACGTCCATTGCCGCCAGCGATGCCAAGCGCCTCTGCCCGCCGCCGCACGGAAGTGCCGCCggcctcccctgtgccctagcgccgttgCCTCCCTTGCCCTCTTGCGTCGCCCCCGGTTGCCACAGCCGACGTCGTTTCTCCCCGACGGCACGGCAACCCGCACAACGTCTCTGCCTTAGCCTCCAGCCACATTGTGCCCTGGTTCTATTTCCTCGGCTCCGATTTATCGTCGCCGCAAGAAAAACCATACCCTAGCAGTCACTATTTCCTTCCTTATCTCCGACTATCgacgatcttggaggtaagtttgGTTGGTATTAGGTTAAAAGGAATTTGATTCTATACTACGGTTGAATCCCAAATCTGATTTGTGATCTCCACTCTTGACCTCACCTTTGATCCGAATAGTGTACTGGAATCCAGAAGAGAAGTGCTTGTTGTGGGGTGTCTCCTTGGTCAAGCAGCCACGTTCTTGACTGTGGATCAGTAGAGGAGGGTGTGAAGTGAGATCTTGTTCTCTGAATCGCGGCTGTGAGTTGTTGATTGACTGCTATACCTTAAGGTGAGCATCTGTACAGTGATGAATTTTAGGTTTGTTAAGTTTGGATTATTGATCTAATGGTGATTTGGGGATTAGTTGACTAACCCTAATTTACCATTAGTAGGCTGaggtttatggtttagggtttttctctaaattattttttttaggattttatttagctattcatttgatttgtagctaaataaaaatgaatatattggtgacacaggactttgacacgagatgagcatctcgacgtcggatttggactggattggacctttctattagaggcgggtaccttgacctatctattttgatacgtcttgttgatatgtttagtagattttaacaagtagtaataattatgattatatctgtatcggcatgtcactatttatttccgatcatgtattgtttgttacctgtttattacctttatgttatagaggtagtgacatgtcatgctctatgatatactggactggttagataccctactttacatgtgtacctagatcatattatttgatccacataTCTTGGTACACATTATATTAAGAGGGATAGGATTAGGATATTTCCCGGCTTAGTGACATGCGCCAtcatgcatgattgcatgctgagcggttggcagctctattattgttgagcgcatcgctagttacatagatctgtacacaccaccactcacagGTTAGTTGTGTATCAGACATGGTGTAGTGCTGGCTCTgccagtgctccgctggtccactcatggatagcgtgacgcagcatggtagcacgtcaggggtcCCTCCACTGGATTgtctcaaggagatgagagcattgagctcccccacttatgatttggggtaggaggataggtgtactccaacagtatcccgtccactcggtcactcatcaggagcagtgacgacagagtgcacggttgtcacagtcctacccactcagtctcaccatcgtgtgtgagacggctgactggagagttggggtgaccaggacatgttattggcatcatatgcattatttgcatttattgcttgtgtttgttgcactttttATGCTGCATATTagatggatgcattgtttgacatgcatacaagatttatgatacTTTGGGTCTGACGGCCTTGATATTCCTATACCTAGGTTCTAGTTAGTATAGTTACTCCTTATCTTACAGTTTTGCACTTTCTATATGTTATATCAAGAGACTTTATGCAtagttattgctatttgttatagtttattatgcatgtcaacttggtatttgctgagtgttggactaaCACCCCGTTATTACTCTttttaggttgaggctgtccggaggagctccagtcgctagtccccctccAGGTTGCAAGGATTTTCACTTTGGATCcttgctttggtttttcttattatgttagactatgtttcagacttgtatTTGCTGGAATTTGGATTTTGTACGATCCCTTGTTATCGATGGGTTTTTGTTTGGATGATATCAGTTTTgtactttatgagtgtagttgaataaGATATcggttttgtgttttatgagtgtagttgagtaggattttgcGATGTTTTTCCTTATCTGTGCTTATGTTTAGTTTTCATTATAAAATTGCGTGGATGTTTGCTATATTTGTACagttatatattattattgttccgactgtgttggccgatgtatatgtggccttgAGGGCATTGTAAaaaatttcatattgtcacctgtacagggtagatgctgccgaaattttctctggcagggactacctgaggtgtaacaatatttttggtattagagccaggttTGGGAGTCAAActggtattttcagatttgtacggattttcgttatgattatgtttcagacttccattttggatttgTATGAATttttgttatgattatgttttggactttcgttttagatttgtacggatttttgtcgattttctcgtacggaattatGAGGTTATGTatagggactggacagcgacggaacatctcctgacggcaaataggtaaaagggtaattttataatttttgttacttgtagtaatatttggGTTATAATTGAACCGATATGAGGAGAGGTGCACGTGTTCCCGTGCCGAGACGTGGTGCAAGACGACCACGCAAGACGACATTGGAGTTCCTGGCAGCAGAGTCGCCAGAGATGTCTGCTAGAGTCGAGCCTATCGGTCAAGGACAGACTCCGCATGGTACTGCGGGTGCGTCGGGTTTTCAGACTCCGATggtttcagaggtacctaccccgACGGTACCCGTCGTACCTACTCCTACgatatttacggtaccaccagcgGTACCACCAGCATACTCGGCACCTACTCCAGTCGAGCCCAGTACGTACCCGGTACCACTGCCACCAGTGCCTACGGCATACCAGGCACCACTGCCATCGGTGCCCACTGCATACGCGGCACCTGCACCAGTAGCAGCAGTTGCTCCACCTCCGGTACCACCACCCATCGTACCTCCTGCCGCGGCCACCTATGCTGACCCTGAAGTGCCACCCATGGCACCTACCTCAGTCTATGCAGCAACACCGGGGATGCCTCCCCCGGCCTATGCAGCGGTACCCCTTGTtataccagctccagtggttccgccagttcctgcagtcgTCCCTACTCACCTCACTAATATAGTTACGACACGAGCTCGGATCCTAGCACTGgcagtcgatgaagagtcgattcacactattCCGAGGAGAcactgatccgagtgtggctcagTCCTAGATAGAGAGaatggagcagaccttcttctacatggcttgctccgagtgggagaaagcagagctggatgcattccatttacgggatgaggccgacacctggtgAGTTACGCAGCGATCCATCataggcgagcagaacatcacctgggccagattcaaagaggcttttgagagccgctacttTTCACGAGCCTATCAGATGACTCACcggtaggattttctgagtctgcgacagaacaaccgttcagtgacagagtataatactgaGTTTAACCGGTTGGACAAATTCTATCCAgaattagttgctgaggacagttcccgTATGCatcagtttattcagggactggatggacatctgcaagtaaagcttgccgGTTTTGGGAGTTCATCCTACATAGAGACACTAGATagagccctgatgatagagtcagCTCAGCAACGAGCATATCCGGATAAGAAAAGGAAGTAGATGTGTCAGACatcaggacagatccagcagacacaggtGACCGCGCAGCAGTAGAGTGGTCGTAGTCGGTCAGGACAGGGTACTTCGAGGGCTTctggtcagcctcagaagtctgggtgatcttcatcaggacgttcctGGTCTTCACAGCAGAATCGGAAACAGCCTGCCAGCGATATTCTCTGCACTAGATGTGGGTGCAGAGACCACGTCACCTCAGCCTGCTCCTTGGGACAGCCAGTTTACTATTATTGCAAATAGCCTGGGCATGTGAGACGAGATTGTTCATAGAAGGCTCGGCACATGGCTTCCAAGGTTGCATTTCATGGAGGATAGCACAGTCAGTTAGGGACTCAACGAGGAGGGCAgagagcccaatcttcacatAGTCAGCAGAGGACAACTCCCCCTGCCGTAgttgcatatggcatgcatggacaggagcactCCAGTGCCCTTATGGTACCACATAGTTCTGTTGTGGGACCTCCATATCAGCTGCAGCCCCAACCCCTAGTCCAATATCTACAGCCTTagccactggttcagtaccagcCACAACCACAGCCATTGGTTTAGTACCAGTCGCAACCACAGCCACTGGTCCAGTACCAGTCACAGCCCCGGCCGCCGGTCCAGTATCAGTCGCAGCCCTCTTAGACTTCTCTGGCACAGTATCCAGCAccacctcagtggcaggctcttGCCCAGATGTAGCAGCCATTGGTAGCGCTACCACCTTCTCCTCCACCCGAGACGGGACGTATTcatgcggtcaccagagaggatgcgcagtgaGCCGACGGATCTATTTTCcatggtacgatttccatttatgccttatctgctgatatgctgatagatactggtagctcacattcttttatatcctatacctttatgcgggagattggtagactacctactcGTAGACCGCAATGACTAACTGTCTccttaccgtccggtgatacattggatatcactcaggaggtcagaggttacccgttagattttggcaacatgatacttatggttGACTTATTAGtgttggagatggtcgagttcgacattatccttggcatggattggttgtttGCATATAatgccacggttgattgccagacgagggtggtcacatttcgaccaccgaaccaaccctcgtgggatttcactggcatcagggaCGATGGCATATTGATCATTTCGACGAtttaggctcagaagctgctatcacatggctgtcagggattTCTTATGTCTAtgattaatactgacgacagTAGTAGTTCCTAACTCTCAGATGTTCTGGTGGTTTGTGAATATCccgatgtatttccagatgagctaccgaacttgcctccccgaaggcaagtggagtttgctattgagctaatTTCGGGGACTGCGCCAAcatcgaaagctccatatcgtatgacaccgaaagagttggatgagctaaaggtccaactccaggatTTATTGGATAGGGGATTCATTCGTCCTAGTGTTTCTCTGTGGGGTTCTCTgatactattcgtcaagaaaaaTGATGGTACTttaaggttgtgcatcgattacagacagctgaatgcagtgcccatcagaaataagtaccccttaccgcgGATTAAGGATTTGTTTGATTAGCTCAGAGGTacctcagtgtattctaagattgatctgcggtctggatatcatcagctgagagtcaaagaatctgatattcagaagacaactttTCGTACCAGATAcagccattatgagtttttggtaatgccatttgggcttaccaatgctctagtagtatttatggatctgatgaatcgcatctttctggagtatctagatcagttcgttttcattttcatcgacgacattttgatctactcgagctccgaggaggagcatgcacagcatcttcgcatagtcttggagactcttcgacgacatcagctatatgcgaagttcagcaagtgtgctttctggctatcttcagtcggttttctgggacacgtagtctctagcagaggtatttcagtagaccctcagaagattgaggctgtcaccagctaggagcagccgaaatcagttcaggagatccgcagttttctaggattggctggatattacagatggttcatcgagggtttctcgcatatcgctatgccattgacacgtctaactaggaaaggcgtgaagttcactttgACAGAagactgcgagaccagctttcaggagctgaagtggagattagtgtcggcaccagttttggttttgcccactggagaggacggattcgtactctacaccgacacatctctacagggtttgggcgctgttctgatgtaacatggcagggtagtctcctatgcttctcggcagttgaaggagcatgagaagaactacccagttcatgatttggagttagctgccatcatgtTTTACTGTAAaaatttggcggcatcatctgtacggcattatatttgagattctcactaattataagagtctcaaatatattttcacccaaaaggaacttaatctccgatagaggagatggatggagttcctgaagaattatgattgtaccattaactATCACCCAGGGAAAgataatgtggttgccgatgcgctcagcaggaagtccagagggactttggcttgccaccgagtttaagtcacagacttggttcagggtttctctgagttgggccttcaggagcagggacagacagagcatggtattttggttaccatggttgctcagtcgtcgatcaggacgaggatccgagaggcccaggccggtgatcaacacttacagttcattagcagccagatagcttccgggcagcagatcgagttcacaccagatgaggagggtattatatactttcgaggtagattatgcatacctcagtctcacccgatcttacaggagctacttcaggaggctcatcgctctcgatttacgatccacccaggcgaaacccgcatgtatcgagatttgagaagttcctactggtggaacggtatgaagaaagacatcgcagaatttgtagcgagatgtcttgtctgtcagcaggtgaaggccaagcactagagacctgcaggattacttcagcggattcctattccgtagtggaaatgggaacacattaccatggactttgtggtgggtttgccgaggacacgacgaggccatgacacgatttggataatcgttgatcgattaaccaaatccgtgcacttcttagcgatctgaaagactgattccctggatcgattgacagatctgtattgccaggagatcattagattacaggatgttcctttgagtattatttcggatagagacccccggttcacgtctcgtttttggcagagtctgcagcagtccttgggcactcagctccgtttcagtatagctttccatccgcaaatagatggacagtcagagcggactattcaaactctagaggacttgctgaggtcatatGTATTGGAtcttggaggcagttgggaggaccatttgccattggtagagttcgcctacaacaacaactttcattcggctatccagatggcaccgtttgaagcgttgtatggtagaccttgtcggacacccacactctaggatgaggttggggaggcccagctgttgggacctcatagagctcagcatgaggaagagttggtccgtactatcagacggaggatgtcagaggcgcaggaccgcttgaagagttatgctgatcagagatgcagacccctggagttctctacaggcgaccatgtatttctatgaGTCTCACCTACGAAAGggatgaagagatttggcctcaggggtaagctagctctgtgatacattggacctttccagatcttggagagaattggagcagtagcttatcgcctggcgctaccaccggctctggcaggcgtgcatgacgtatttcatgtatctatgctgaggagatacatagcagacccagttcatgtgttgtctgatataccagtttcccttcagcctgacgccgcctatgaggaggttccgatacggaTTCTGGATCAGAAGGAgagtcagctgcggaacaagactatccggctggttaaagtcggatggcagcatcattcagacgaggaggctacttaggagctcgaggatacgattcgagcttgatacccccattttttcacttgaggtatgtgggtaaTTTactgttcaacatttatactctttatctgttgttagtacttgttgatggtagataataaaatttgggaatcaaatttttattagtaggggagaatgtaaaataccaaaaaatggcgaataaccataagggaaatttttggaatttttagatatttttcaggattttttcggagaccgtatggacgactTTATGGGGATAAATTGGAccccggggaaagcctgtttaggctaccccattttaacgaggaaatgtttattttctttaaatcctttccttttcttttatttccttccttCGCTGTTTCTTCCTTGATCCGCGTCGCATGCCCGAGCCACACTCCGGTAGTTTCTTTTCTTTCCCAAACCGCCGCCGCCGCAGCGTCGATTCCGCTCCTCCCCTCGCCTACAAAACGGCCAGCCAAAGGAAGCTTCGAGGTCTTTCCTTCCTTCgatccctctccctcaccctatGCCATCACGGCGAATTTGCCCTAGCGACGCCCACTACCGCCAGCGACGCCAAGCGCCTCTGCacaacgccgccgccgtacggaAGTGCCGCAggcctcccctgtgccctagcacagTAGCCTCCCTTGCCCTCTCGCGTCGCCCCCGATTGCCACAGCCGACGCCACTTCTCTCCGACGGCGCTGCAAACCGCACAGCGTCTCTACCCTAGCCTCCAACCACGTTGTGCCCTAATTCTATTTCCTCGGCTCCGATCTATCATCCCCGCAAGAAAAACCATACCCTAGCAGCACTATTTCCTTCCTTATCTCCGACTATCgacgatcttggaggtaagtttggttggtattaggttaataggaatttgattttatACTATGGTTGAATCCCAAATCTGATCTGTGATCTCCACTCTTGACTTCACCTTTGATCCGAACAGTGTACTGGAATCCAGAAGAGAAGTGCTTGCTGTGGGGTGTCTCCTTGGTCCAGCAGTCGCGTTCTTGACTATGGATCAGTAGAGGAGGGTGTGAAGTGAGATCTTGTTCTCTGAATCGCGACGGTGAGTTGCTGATTGACTGCTATACCTTAAGGTGAGAATCTGTACAATGATGAATTTTAGGTTAGTTAAGTTTGGATTATTGATCTAATGGTGATTTGGGGATTAGTTGACTAACCCTAATTTACCATTAGTAGGCTGaggtttatggtttagggtttttccctaaattattttttttaggattttatttagctattcatttgagttgtagctaaataaaaatgaatatattggtgacacaggactttgatgcgagatgagcatctcgacgtcagatttggactggattggacctttctattggaggcgggtaccttgacctatctattttgatacgtcttgttgatatgtttagtagattttaacaagtagtaataattatgattatatctgTATCATCATGTCACTATTTATTTTCGATCATGTATtgtttgttacctgtttattacctttatgttatagaggtagtgacatgccatgctctatgatatactggactggttagataccctactttacatgtgtacctagatcatattatttgatccacatatcttggtacacattatatggagagggataggattaggatatttctcggcttagtgacatgcaccatcttgcatgattgcatgctgagtggttggcagctccattattattgagcgcgtcgccagttatatggatctgcacacaccaccactcacggCCTAGTGGTGTATCTGACAGGGTGTAGTGCtggctctgtcagtgctccgttggtccactcatgggtagcgcggcgcaacgtggtagcacgtcaggggtcCCTCcactggattgtctcagggagatgagagcattgagctcccccacttatgatttggggtagaaggataggtgtactccgacagcatcccgtccactcggtcactcatcaggagcagtgacgacagagtgcacggttgtcacagccctacccactcggtctcaccatcgtgtgtgagacggctgactggagagttGGGGTGACCAAGACATGTTATTGGtatcatatgcattatttgcatttattgcttgtgtttattgcactttatatgctgcataatggatggatgcattgtttgacatgcatacaggatttatgatactttggGTCTGACGGCCTTGATATTCCTATACCCAGGTTCTAGTTAGTACAGTTGCTCCTTATATTACAGTTTTGCACTTTCTAtatgttatatcaggagactgtacgcatagttattgctatttgttatagtttactatgcatgtcaactaggtattcgctgagtgttggactcacacccggTATTactcttttcaggttgaggctgtccggaggagttccagtcgctagtccccctctAGGTTGCGAGGATTTCCACTTTGGATCcttgctttggtttttcttattatgttagactATGTTTCAAACTTGTATCTGTTGGAATTTGGATTTTGTAAGATCCCTTGTTATCGATAAGTTTTCGTTTGGATGATATcggttttgtgttttatgagtgtagttgagtaggatatcggttttgtgttttatgagtgtagttgagtaggatttttgcaaTGTTTTTCCTTATCTGTGCTTATGTTTAGTTTTCATTataaaactgcgtggatgtttgctaTATTTGTAttgttatatattattattgttccgaccgtgttagccgatgtatatgtggccttgagggcattgtaggaaatttcatattgtcacccgtactggggagatgctgccgaaattttctctggcagggactacctagggcgtgacaatatttttggtattagACCCAgttttgcgagtcaaactggtatttttggatttacaTTATCCCCTGATGCGTCGGGTTCACATGTACCTCTGACGACCTTAATACCCCGTACCCGTCGTACCTACATTGTCCCCTGATACCCCGTACCCATCGTACCTACATTGTCCCCGTACCCATCgttctctggcagggactcctccttTGGGTTTCTCTGACAGGCCGGGCATCAGGCAAGAGATGTAGCTTATGCTCTACTACTTCAGGCTTGCCCCTGATAACTCGTCAGTAGACCAGGTGAAAACATCCCTATTGCGGGTCAAACACTAGATTAACTCTTCTTTAAGCTCAGGCAACAAGTCACCGGCTATGTGAGTGAGACTCTCTGGGTGATCAGGATATAATTGGACTTCTTCCCAAGGACTGGGTTCTTCCACTATGGGCAAAGGTTCTTCCTGAATAGCATGAACGACC contains:
- the LOC122028996 gene encoding extensin-like encodes the protein MRRGARVPVPRRGARRPRKTTLEFLAAESPEMSARVEPIGQGQTPHGTAGASGFQTPMVSEVPTPTVPVVPTPTIFTVPPAVPPAYSAPTPVEPSTYPVPLPPVPTAYQAPLPSVPTAYAAPAPVAAVAPPPVPPPIVPPAAATYADPEVPPMAPTSVYAATPGMPPPAYAAVPLVIPAPVVPPVPAVVPTHLTNIVTTRARILALAVDEESIHTIPRRH